tttacactggtgattttactgtgtatcccAGCAACCATTTTTGTTGTTAGCATCCGATGATTCTTTGTCATTCCCCTACACTAATAATCAGCtaccacaataaataaataaattctctcCATGAATTCTAAACCTTGCAGTTTGAAATTTTGAAAGCAAATCCCTGTGTTAGTATGGTCAAGTCAGCAACACAGCTGCTTGTTTATAATTTCTAAAACAGTATCAGACTAGGGTGGAGGTTTGGAGGTGTATGAGTGTACCTTCTTGTTCTTTTGAAGATATTTTGctctttagtgtttttttttttcctccccaccTCTTCTGGATTAAAGCTTTTATGTAACTTGGTATCCATCACGTTGCATctgtcacttttatttatttatttaatttttatattttgcaTCCTGACGTCATTGTGTGACATCATGACTGTTAAAGCGACACTCACGTCGAACGTCTTTGAAGTAGATGGTCTGTCTGTTGGGGTTGAGCAGCTGGATGACGGAGTCGTCGTTGTTCTTCACTCTGCAGCTGATGGTGGCCGTCTCCCCCTCGATCACCGACACGTTGTCCGTCCCCAGGTTCTGACCTTCGACTTGACGGCACACAgagattaaaaaattaaataaaataagataTTCACCCATCACTCATATCTGCCCTGCTTGGATTTCTGCAGCTGGTAATATGATGTATATTTCTGACAACAGGAGTAGCATGTCAATACATGCACAGTGTAAAGAGATGTGAATAGGCCATGTAGATTTTCTGTTTGCAGCCACATCTAATCCTTTTAATATAAGAGCCATGTGCAATGTTTGTCACTATTGATCTCCCCGAGCTCAGAGTGGGCCCTGTGAGTCAGTGCCAGATGGGCTGTAAGCTCTGCTGCCCACGAAGGTagggagaggaagaaaaagacaaaggagtgtatgAAAATGGCAGGAAGTGGATATGGAAGGGAGGAAAAGAGAGATGCTGGATGCTGTTTGTGGTTAAGCTTTATCAGAGCCCTCCATCTGAGCGTCCATGTGACCAATGTGTGCTCAGCGGCTCTGTTCTGTATCTCTAGCAATAAAAGTGCTGTAAGCATCCGAGTCACTCTCTGTACACCGGCACTGTTGCCAGAGACGGGGCCCCGGACCTTGTCGTAGTAACTTACACCTCACACCAAACGCTCGCACAAAAAGGCGGCTTTGTTTCCCGTCTTCCAAGTGAAGGAGGAAGAGAATCAAAAGTCACCTTGCGCTATATTTATCCAACACGAGtcagaaaaaaaagcagttttaaaTGCTGCAGATTCACCGCGCTCTCAGCCCGAGCCCCAAGAAAACATCAAAATCACATTTGCATTCCCAAGTTGTCAGATACCTCTATTGCTTTCTGACATACAAAGTGGGGAGGGGGAGGGGACCCACCTGCATTTTCAGATAGCAATAATGGGAATTGACAGCCAAACTAACATGATTCAAATGAAGCGTGTGAATGTGGCAAGCAATAAGAAATTAACCTCCTGCGGAGAAACGTTCCTCAGACCTGTCTGAGGCAATGAACCACCCATTTCATTCCAGTCTGCAGCGAGGGAAAGGGTTCACAGCCAAACCAAGGTAATAGATGAAAAGAAACACAGATTATGTCCAAACAACACACAATGCAGGCTTTCGAGCTTTCAGCATGATTCAGTTTATCAAGATGCACACAAACACCAGACACATTGTCAAACTTTTCAGCCTCCAACAATTCGATAGGTGAGTTCACCTTGAGCATCAACTAATGAGGTCTGCAGCTAAATCTCAATGTCTTTTGCATTTTAACACCTGCGTTTAACACTAACAAGATTCTGTCGATGCACAAGCAgcatcaaaatgacaagaaactTTCCACATATTGGAGCCGGTGTCCTTGTTTATGTGAGTCATCAAAAAGTAGACATGAATAGTTTGAGACCTGGCTTGATGGTGCATGCACCGAGTGCGTGCAAGGGTGCTGTGGGGATGGGGGTGTTAGGATGATTCTAAGGGCCCATGACTGACAGGGGCTCTAAAAGATTACCATATTTTTCTGGAATATAAACCACACCAGCATAtatagttgtgttcaaaataatgtgtttaaaaaggtgagtaaaactcaaaatccttaaaatagcttttatttccatacacagaaatgcactgggaacactgcacattctattctaaATCACAGCATACTGAAAAATGTATCAATTTGTGGTTACTTtacagaaagagaaaaaaaaggaatattggactcttcaaaaaaaaaaaaaaaatagcagtgtttttctttgtttgtttttctttcttttgtttctgtgtttacccttatttagggccccttcacacataacacgaaacatgcagaaaccggaagaaaattcgcgaaccaaaaatgaaatggggaaccatgaaacattccacctccTGTCGGGAGGAACACATGGACaaacaggcgtgcacgatactgTGGCGATGGTTCCCTGCATGCTTGTGTTCGCGCACAGGAAGTCAGTGCAAGCAaaacaccatccatccatccattttcttccacttcgtctgaggtcgggttgcgggggcagcagctcaagcgagacgtagtccctccagcgtgtcctgggtcttccccggggcctcctcccgatgggacgtgcccagaacacctatccagcgaggcgtccagggggcatccgaaaaagatgctcgagccacctcagctggctcctttcgatgcggaggagcagcggctcgactccaagctcctcccgtgtgactgagctcctcaccctatctctaagggagcgcccagccaccctgcggaggaaactcatctcggccgcttgtactcacgatcttgttcttttggtcatgagccaaatctcatgaccataggtgagggtcggaatgtagatcgatcggtaaatcgagagctttgcccctctgctcagctctctcttcaccacaacggtccgatacagtgaccgcatcactgcagatgctgcactgatccatttgtcgatctcatgctccatccgtccctctctcgtgaacaagatactgagatacttaaacaagcaaggacactccactcacctgaagagggcaaagcacctttttccggttaagaaccatggcctcggatttggaggtgctgattttcatcccggacgcttcacactcggctgcaaaccgctccagtgcacactgaaggtcctgatttgacaaagccaacagaaccacgtcatccgcaaacagcagagacgagattctgtggttcccaaaccagaccccctctattccctgactgcgcctagaaattctgttcataaaggtaatgaacagaactggtgacaaagggcagccctggcggaggccaacatgcactggaaacaggcttgacttactaccggcaatgcgaaccaagctcctgctgcggtcgtacagggactggatagcccttagcaaaggaccccggaccccgtactcctggagcactccccaccgGGCGCCTTGAGGGAcacagtcaaacgccttctccagatacacaaaacacatgtggactggttgggcgaactcccatgaaccctcgagcaccagatggagggtgtagagctggtccattgtgctgcaaccaggacgaaaaccacactgctcctcctgaatccgaggttcaactatcggtcgaattcggaatagaccttaccagggaggttgagcagtgtgatccccctgtaattggaacacaccctctggtctccgttcttaaacagagggaccaccaccccagtctgccaatccagaggcactgtccctgaccgccacgcgatgttgcagagacgtgtcaaccaagacagtcccacaatatCCAGAAACTTAAGGTACTCCAGAcatatttcatccaccccaggagcctcggcaccgaggagctttctgaccacctcgctgacttcggcctgggtgatggattcatctgcctctgagtccccagtctctgcttcctcttcagaagacgtgactatgggattgaggagatcctcgaagtattccttccactgcccgataacatccccagtcaggtcaACAGCTCCCACCCCGCACTGGTAACAGcattggtggagagctgcttccgcctctggaggcgtcggacagtttgccagaatttcttcaaggctgaccaatagtcctcctcatggcctccccgaactcctcccagacccgagttttgcctctgcaaccacacGGGCTGTAGCACACTTggccctgccggtacctgtcagctgcctccggagtcccacctgccaacaaagccaagtaggactccttcttcagcttgacggcatcccttacttccggcgttcggggattgctgctgcaacaggcaccagagaccctgcgaccaccGCTATGAGCGGCCACAATCGACaagggaggtggagaacatggtccacttgtactccatgtctccaacctcccatgGGATcttggagaagctctcccggaggtgggagttgaagacctcgctgacagagggttccgccagtcgttcccagcagaccctcactatacatttgggcctgccagtttgaccggcttcctccccttccagcggatccaactcaccaccaggtggtgatcagtcaacagctcagcacctctcttcacccaagtctctgagacacgtggccgaagatcagatgatatgattacaaagtcgatcatcgacctctggctcagggtgtcctggtgccacgtgtacttatggacacccttgtgctcgaacatggtgttcgtgatggacaaactggctagcacagaagtccaacaactgaacaccactcgggttcagatccgtgaggccgtgcttcctgatcacccccctccaggtctcactgttgccgcccacgtgggcgttgaagtcccccaggagaacaatggaatccccagtcggagcactgtCTAGTAGGTTGAGTGAACAGTTTGGTCAGGAGtaatttgtgacagaagaatatcagcaagcgtgaagggaaaagtctacaagacaatagtgagaccagctatgttgcatGGCTCAGAGACAGGCGGTGGCACTAAcataaagacaggaggcag
The sequence above is drawn from the Thalassophryne amazonica chromosome 4, fThaAma1.1, whole genome shotgun sequence genome and encodes:
- the LOC117509324 gene encoding cell adhesion molecule 1-like translates to MAITGSGSLAISLSVFVISAAFLPKGAAEIVTVEGQNLGTDNVSVIEGETATISCRVKNNDDSVIQLLNPNRQTIYFKDVRRECRFNSHDVTQ